The Sebastes umbrosus isolate fSebUmb1 chromosome 1, fSebUmb1.pri, whole genome shotgun sequence genome includes the window tgttatatatttgatctgcctcgtttagtcttgtcaagtatttgttttaaagcactgacaagaagaagtggcaactgtgaatctcgttgtttttaatacaatgacaataaagctttctattctagtGTATTCTATACACATAGATCATTTGTTAATATAGTTGTCTTATTTCAACCAgagaatatttttattgacatcATTGTAAATAAGAGCTTGTTCTCAATAATCTATCAAGATTAAATACAGattgaatgaattaatgaatattAGTTCTTGGATCGCCTGATTTCAGGATTTATTGGCTACATTTAGCATATAGTTTATGaccatattttaaaaaacattacatatttttaaaatgcaaaaaccTTTAAATATTTAGCATTGTACACCCCCACGTTTACAACTGGATGAAGAACACCTGGATATGTGGCTGGTGTGTCGGAGTAAAGCACATCTctaatgaaaaatacataaataaaataataataactatgaAATGTATATACCAGCAGTAAACGAGACAGTGTAGCAGTCTTTTTCACTTAAAAAAGGTACAACTACTATTGGAGATATAATTAACCCCACAAATTTGATCAATAAAGGATGTCACCTAAATTAATTCAAGTTTTAGACTGTCCTACTAACTTATTAAAAAGATTTATTGAAACACTTGCGTTTTCTGGGGAGCTGGTTGaaattgttgcattttttttggtggggggtgggggatggggggggggattgCAAATATAGCATAAAATATCAGAGGCACTGTTCTGCCtttgtaatacatttttatatatatttttaaacacattCTCTTAGATGGGAAAATATCTAAGAtacgtttttttctttatcacaAACAGAGGGATGATGTAATTTACCTAATAACATCATCACTTACTATGTCTGATTCATATTCATAGATGTAAATATTTCTGTAACCCTTTTTGCAGTAGAAATAAAATTGGCCTGAACACCTGACTTCACTCCATCTAGGCCTACACCAGACATatacaatattttaatttataaatgccATCATGCTACAAATCAACCAACAGTAAACATCCACTCTATGATGATCCACTCTACATCACATGAGAGGAGGCGTTCAGGCACATCAGCCACATGAAAAAGCAGCTCACACTGCGCCCTTGTGggaatattatttattgcaCCGTGAATGGAATTAATGAACCAACACTCAAGGAAGCCAGTAATGATGGAAGCAGTATtaaactaattttttttttatttattaattgcaagacaaaagacaatacattaacaaaacaacaagagGACACGAACAGTGAATACAGGCCAGTTAACACAATGTTGTCATTGTATATGTGAGAACcaggtgatgtgtgtgtgtccgcgtttgtgtatacgtgtgtgtgcgtgcgttctGGGGTGGAGTCTGTAGGGTGGATATATGgagagtggagaaaaaaaaaataaaaagtactaaaGTTAGTTATCTAAAGGAGATAATTTAACATCTCACTTGTGTGAATGTATGAAGTTTGTTCAGCAAAATGAAGGTACAAAGTAAAGGTGATTGTGGTATATATTAGTTGTTGCAATAACACTTTTAGTACAATTTTCAAATCGACGTAAACTGCAATATTGCATGGGAGTACAACAAAATGAACAATATTTCCAGTTCACCCAAACACAGCATACTGGGTGGCCCACCATGGATGAACGTTGGAGACAGGaccccattcattcctatgagagttgctcagtggagcatggagcctaaatggctcgacttccgtctgaaAAAGTACCTGGATCTTGGCGGCTCTTTGGCAACtgggacatgcgcagtagcgtccgctcggtcacatgactcggtcacggggtcccaacgtcacggtctgggtctcattcacatgaacggaggaaggaaataactctggattcagctattagtgcgtttacaactttaaaaacttaattttttaaataaggactattagagtgtttgtactggggTGTTGATTCACCTAGAAAAAATTacctgctgagttacagacgtctctttaccaatggaagtctatgggaaaaagtatttttgggcccaatgcatcacatGACTGACctggaagttgcagtaccgtcGTTTGgacactacgaaagttgggattgACGAATGGTCACAACCTCATTAATGTAAAACTAATTAACATCACGATTCAGCAAACCTTTACTAAAGAATTATATCCATTCTCTTCAAACAGAAATTCAATTCTAAAATGTTTCTCTAAAAAAGATGCTGAGAGTCTAAGATCGAAATTCTTCAAATTTCCTATTGCACCAAAAGCAAAGGAGGTTCACTTAAAGGTTCTCAGTGAAATAAACCCCTCTGCTGAATTCTTAAGAAACCGTTTTGGTTTTGATCACAATAATTGCTCGTTCTGTGAAACTAcagaacatttatttaattaatgtatttttgctAATGCTTTCTGGGATGATTTGCATAATTGGTTTTCCACTAAATTTGTAAAtttttctaatctaacaaaagaaaatgttatatttggtACAATTGTGAAAGATCCCGTACATGACCTGGCAATCAATTCCATAATCCTTCTTGGAAAgttttttacacataaaaatagATTCCTGAAATCAAGACCAAATTTCTATGTTTTTCATAAGGAGCTGTGTCTTTACTTTTCATCTCTGAAACTTATGAGGAAAAAGAATGCTACGAAGCTTTCAATGTTAGTTGAGGACCTTAACCTTACAGATAACCCCTGTAGCACTATTAGCACTATCAGCACTATTCCCACATTCCcttactttttttcctttttttttttctctgtcttcaTCCACACTCTTATGCACTGTACGCCAAGTTCCAGGCTTGTCTGTTCCCTTGTAGTTGTGGACTGTTCTGTACGATGCcatattgtaatgtaaatttcgcaataaaaacaaaacaaaacaaaaatcaaacctctggattcagctattagtgcgttttacaactttaaaaacgtattttttttaaataagggctattagcgtgttcatactgggaagttgattcacctcaaaataaatgatcctctgagtgacagatgtctctttcccaatgtaagtctatgggaaaaagtctccggaaacggaagttgcagtaccgccgtttgaccactacgaCAGTCCGGATCGTGGACTGACGCACTTCCGGTGGTCTTGTGGCCCCGCCCCCTCCTACTGTCTCTCCGTGCTGCCGCCATCTCGCTGTGTTCTGGTagcggagcagcagcagcagtcagaccCGGACCGGACCGGCTCTCTCCTACATTACACTACTGTTAGAAATCGGAAACTGGTAATTAACACGGCATATAACATATGTAGCTGTTACACTGTAGTGTTAAAATAGGAAAGAGAGTAACTTCACCACGACGACTGCACGATAACCGGCCGTCTAACaactagcttagcttagctagctTAATGCTAACGATAGGCCTCTGCTAAGATAACCCTCAATCACACGAGCACAATAGAGCAACTCTTAGTCAGGCTGACAAACAACCCAAAGTCACGCTGTTGTCCATTTAGCTCACATTATATTCTAGTTAGTTATGTATGTAAAGGTGATCTAATCCTCGCTGATCTCCACACAGTCACGTTAGAGTCTCATCACTGCGGGGAATCACTCCTAGTTCCTTCCAGCTAACTTTGGGATACTTTTGTATTATCCACCAGTAAGTATGTGATTGTTTTGTTGACTGTCTTTGAGGTTTAAGCTCTGATCATACACACATTGATCCAACACTGAAGGTGACCTGTAACGTTATATTGGTTGATGTTAACTGTCTCAGATATCTGTAACATTAGATTAACGACTTGTGTGGTTGTGGATCCAGAATAATTAGTTTTACTTGTAATCTATTTTTGTGAATCCTTATTTTTATCCAGTTATTTCAGTGTAAGTGCTATTCTGCTTCTGTAGAGATCCTTTTCCCTGTTGCTTAAGATGGAGGCCAGCGTTGTTGTTCAGGCTGATCATGAGGGTCCATCTAAGGCCTCAGGGTCTAGGGTAGACACACAACCCAGGTCTGGACCTGTAACGTTAGTTGTTCGTTATTCTGGATTAGATACTTGACATATATAAGCATGGATAGATGATGAAGTGTAGTGACAGTTAGTCTGTCCACTGGCCTGGACCCCAGTTAGAAACCAGGTTGCAATGGAGTCATGATTGAGAGCTCATCTGTCTCACTGTACTACTTGATACTGTATCTCTTTTGTGGAAATGTCCAACTGTCTTCTTTGTATTTGTACACAACTGTCTGTCTCTTAATAACACCTTTTCAGTCCCCTGGGGAGTGTTTTTGTAGGTTTAAATCCATCCTCTTGGCCCTTTGTGGGATTCCCTGGATATGGATAGCTTGCCCCCCCATGAGAATACATTGgcggaagatttttttttttcgtcttcAGCATTGGCTGAAAATCTCTAGAGGCTTGAATATCCTGCCCATTTTTTTCTACTgccatcatccaaatgtcaccaagTGTGCGAAATCTTTCCAAGTCCAAGAAGAAGCAGAGGATTGTTTTTCCACCTACCATCCATCCCCTTTTTGCCACATCAATTTAAGCAtttttggatcatttttttcttttctggcaGTTTATGCCCCcctatttctttctttcattaatTACaccaattaataaaaaatgataaaaaaaaaagaaatccccaAAGGACTCTATTGCATCCACCATCAGTAATGTTTAGCAGTCTGGCGGAGATAAAGCTGTCTCAGAAAAGGGATGTCGTAGGAAGACAAGTGTCTCTGGCCGACCTACCCCCCTTTTCCTCTTATCTCATGGATCAAGTGTTCCTTCAGGACTCCATACCACCACGGAGACACCCTACCAGCAGTGCGCTCAAGAGGGAGACAACTTCTCAGCCACCTCAGGTAAAGGTGGCACAATGCTAATAACAAAATCAAAATTGGCTCGTCAGTACAGATGGAATGACCTATTTAGGACTCAAAATATGTTATGGTTGCATGGAGTTCAAATTTGCACACGGTCTATTTCATTGGAAGTACATTACTGCCTTAAAATGACAGtgcttcccttcctctctccctagCCCCAGTTTTGCATCTCATGTAATCGTTGTTTTTACACAAGACTTTTTCATTAACAGTTGCATCCAAAGCACaaatgggtaaaaaaaaatgttatcagaTAACTACAAGACAAACTTAAAAACCCAATAGGTTGTGTGAAACTTAAAATATTTGTGTAGTGATGATGATGTACTAAATTCTAGTAAGAATCCCAAATGTACAAGTTGGAGCTAGTCACTATcttgtatgaaaaaaaactgcatgtaaaCTTCTTTGATATTAGTTTTACATGTGCAGACATGTTAGAAAGCTCATAGTGAATTGATGTTGGACTAATGGAGTAAGGTCTCTGTTTCTGATATGTTGTTGTGCTCTGTCCTTTTGGCCCTGAAGAGAACCAGCTGCTGGGTTTAAGGTCCTAACCTCATCACCTCTGCCACTCAAGACTATGACCAACCATGGAGATGACTGCTACTTCTTTTACTATTCCACCTGCTCTAAAGTAAGCAAACTTTGAGCACAACGCTCACATAGTGTAACCAGTTGGAAAATGACTGGTGACCTGAAGGAAGGAAGGGTCTTACTGTGTTTTCTTCATCCTGCAGGGAGACAGCTGCCCATTCAGACACTGTGAGGCAGCTATGGGCAGTGAGATCGTCTGCAACCTCTGGCAGGAGGGACGCTGCTTCCGTACTGTCTGCAAGTTTCGCCACATGGAGATCACGGTGAGCTAAAtttcaatatcttttttttttaaaccgaTGAAAGCTCCGAAATATCTCCTTCAAGCTTTGCCCACTCGAGGCTGTGTGTGTCTTGACTTGGCCATTAACGAAGGGTAGAAAAGGTCTCCCTGTAAACCTGGGCCAGGAGCTCCTCTCCTGCCCCTGGACATGTTGGGAGGAACACTTACTGAACTGTTAATGCAATCACACAACGAGCCTGTCGGTATGCAACATTACAATGAATGCAGACCATTAAAGACTTGCATTAATATTAACTTCCATAAACAGTTTATACTCTACTAAAATCTGCAATACATCTAAATGCTTGCCTTGAAGTTGGGGCTAATTGAAATTTTGTATGCTCTTCCTCCATAATATCAGAGATGATAGCTATTGCAGTCCACAGACCtcagtttttttctgttcattcATCATACCATATTTTGCTAGTAGACAATAACATGATCAGTGTGCAAGCGTGAAAATACAATTGTAGATCCTGTAAAAAAattctatacattttttttttaccctcctTTGAATGTTGTTTATCTCTTTCATCAAAACAGAAAAACCGAAAGGAGATAGCTTGTTATTGGGAGTCCCAGCCAGCCGGCTGCCAGAAGCCACACTGTGCCTTTCTCCATGACAGGCCCCGCTACATCGATGGCATCTTTGTCCCACCTGATAAAAGTGAGTGGACTTTTCTTCAGCAAACACTAAGAATTGAAATGTAGAGAGTTTAAGGTCTTTTTTTACAGCCAGCTGTGAAAGGCAATACTGATAATTAATGTAATTCTCCCAGGTCTGAGCAGAAACGAGGAACAGCCACACGAGGAACCGGCTCCCCCGCCAGCTGCCACTCTTCCCACCGCGGCCAATCCCCAGCTCAGAGGCGTCATCAAGACAGAAACTCAGGAGCCGGTACCGAGCCCCACCCACCCACCGGTGGTGATTAATCCAGCAGATGATGACGAGGATGAAGATGGTGAGCTGGGTTCAATCCCAAAATTACTTCTTTGTCTTTTCTAGTCCTCATTTTGAGACAGATTTCCCCCCCGTGGTCTTCACCACTCATGTGTCTTTATGTTTCCAGACCAGTTctcagaggagggagaggatggaAAGGTTGGCCCTTCTCCTAGAAAACTACTCAAATCAGGTGAGACTGTGGTCAGAGACAGCATTTTGGAAACATAATTGGTCATAATTTGTAACCAAAGCTGTACAACTCCCAAACCCTGTGCGACCTTAATTGGAACGATTGTGTTTTTGACGGGGCAATGTTTTGTCTTGACAGACGACTCACTGAACTTCGGAGTGAGCACCCTGGAGGAGATTCGGCTGAGGAAGGCCCTGAAAGCCAGCATGAAGAGAACTGGTTACCCCATCCAGAGTGCTGATACCTCGGCCAacggagaaaaagaaaaccacCAGTCATTCTTTCGACCAAGCCTCTACGACACGAGAGATGGTAAAAAACCATGATTTTGTGAGATTGGCAGAATTGCAGGGAGCTGTATAACCAACATTCCTCGTCCCAAAATGACTCATTTCATATCAGGTCGTTGGGTCTAAAGATATTGTGGAATATGATTTTGAGGAATTGTGTTCATTGATAAATTTGCTCAACATTGATACTACTAGCATAAACATTTTATGTATGATCCATTTGAAGAAATATCAGTGCCTGGGATCATAATGGAAATAAATCCAAAATACCTTCATGCTGGCTTAACAGTTGGCTTGACTGCTGTGCAGCAGCTTtgcattgtttggacaaaacaatgACCGGAGTATAGATATTGACTGATAAAATAGACATAATAACCGGCACTGATTTGTGTCAGGCCATATGCACTGCAATGTACTGTTCATGGTTGCTTTGAAGCTGCATCCTACATGGCTCCGTCTCTCATCTGATGATGAGATGAAAGATGCTAAGCTATCTAGTCCGGATATGAAAACTCCTCTTGAAAACTAAAGCTAAAAGTGAATGTTGAACTGCtgaaaataattcaaattaaCTCCAAATAGTAACCATGACTTTCAGTCCTGTAGAGAAGTCAAATCATTGTTACTCGGTTCTCAACTAACACATGATCCCTCTTTTAACTTAGGCCCACTTGGCTTTGAAGAAACCGTGAGACCAAGAGTCAGTGTGGCCGACAGGCTCGGAAGGAGGATGCCCAACACCGGTACATTTTGCACTCTTGTTACACCTTATCAATAGATGGACTGCCAGCGCTATTAATGATAGTCTTCATTGCACAGATTAGAAGCTCATGACTTGTCCTTTGCTGTAGATGCGAGAAGTGGAGATGGCGTCCCACTGAAGAGGAGTCTGGCTGGGCGTCTGGGCCGAGTCGTTGATGAGGAAGAGCCGTCAATGCCCCCTCACAAAGGTCAGCATCAGGACACATCGAAAACTAGTTACTTGGTATTCACTGAACACCACCTGTGACATTTTACTCCACATCATGCTGCTGATGtattttaaagggtaactttgctATTTTCcaacctggactctattttccatgtttttgtgtcgaaCTGGCTAATGGCggcaacaatttttgaaattggtccagtattgagggagagcgctttAGACGGCtgctgctcacgggctgcaatatggtgctgttggggcaacctggcaccatCACTTAGATCTACTAAAAgggcttgtttttgccatgacaggctcagattgttattataagtgtctgacatcatGGATgttctcgttctgaaatctggtgaggtgacgtgttgctggaagacaacggtggaaaacatccatggtggaaacactAGTGCCGGCCGGgtagagtttgttgtgttggagtacagaaagtgtagcttagtgttatctaaaaaaaatgcaacgtcattgctgaatatttagatgatttcaacatttaaacgtggatgaggtctttgaattcgacggctgcctgtatttatttgagccagagtatacggatattcagatttcacaacgagacttctctcGTTGTGAAACTTGGGACacgataacaaacagaccggatcaagagaaaggtaagaaaaaggtttttatttctctgtagggtcctttccataatgttgtcagacacttctaataacaatctgaacctgtcagtggcaacaacaagcacttttagtggacgtaacgttacattgacgctgctcacttgccctcacagCTCATTTTtgcggctgccggttacagcgctctccaggttgaaaaatatggAAGTTGGTGGGAAGAGCAATGATGTGACTATGAAATCTATATATAAACAGGTTGTTGGTTCGATGGGGCTCATCATTTACAAAGACTAGAATGAGAAATTTGTCaattaaaacctttttcttctgCTTCTACAGCTTTGAAACCTCTTAGGGACAGACTTGGAttgcctgtgtgtgtctcacccACTGAACCTGGTAAGATGTCTGACAAATATGAGGGGCTGACATTGTCCATTATTTTGTCTGGAAAGATATGAACTCATGCACATTGATTAAATCATTGTTTGTTCTTGTCCTCCAATTTTCCCCAACAGATGAGACCGACATGGAGTCCGAAAAAGCTCCTGAGCAGATTCGCATTAAAACTCTGGAGGAGATCCGACAGGAGAAGGCGGCAAAGTCTCAGAGCCAGCAAGACGATCCTTCAGTCGCGTCTCCAGAAAGCAACCGAACCAAAAACACTAAGGGCGCTAAGCGAGCCATCACCGTCAAAGACGACCCCATTAGCCGCGTCAAAACCTTCTCGGAGATCCTTCGTGCCAAGAAGAGAAGGCAGGAGGAACAGGAACAGAACACAACAGAACCCAGCCCTGTGAAGGCCAAGCGCTCTGTGGAGAAAGCTCCGGGCAAGAGTCGGGGAGAGTCTGACACAACGGGTTCCGGTCCAGAGGATACCAACGTGGGGAAAGTTAAAGTAAAGACTCTGGAGGAGATCCGCAGGGAGAAGGCAGCGAAGAGTCAGGCTCGGCAGGTCCCGGAGGCTGAAAACGAGAAGAGCTCCAATACTGAGCAGAACGACGCTAAGAAGCCTCGCCTATTGCACGTCAAGAAACCGGCTTCCCAAAGTAAGACAGCACACCTCTGTGTTGACACAAGGAATGTATGCAGAATTGTTGTTTATCCTACTGCTATAAAAGTCTTTAGGAttgaattatattttgaatttgctAATCCTCATTTTGCATACCATTTTTATGTTGAACTCAGCAGGCAATGTCACAACAGAGAAGAGTGCTGAAGTGACAGAGAAGCCACAGAAaagtcctgctgctgctcctgagGTATAGTCCGTAACTGATACTGCAGTATTGGCTGCAATAGCTTGTTGTTTCTGTTGACTCTACCTCATTTTCCTGTGTCTTTCTAGATCGTTGCTGCCAGTGTCAAGGTCAAGACCTTTGAGGAGATCATGCGGGAGAAACGCCTTCGCAAGCAAGAAATCGAAGAGCAGGCCAAAAGCTCGGCCGAAGCAGAGCCTGCTCAGAAACAGGCGGATGAAGGAACCCCGAAGAGGAAGGTTCCCGCCAAAGTCCGTGTTACATCACCTTCCTCCGCCACTCTAGCCCCAGACTCTACGCCCACCACCCAAAAGCTCCCCGTCGTTAAACCGATCCCCCTCAAATCCAACGCTGCCTCACGTCTGAACAGCACTACTCCTGGTACAAGAGGTGGTGCCGTCAAAGCTGCGGCCTCAGTCCCCGTGAAGCAGAGCTCTTCAGAGACCGAGTCTGACTCACCGAGTCCTAGCCGCTCCAGGGAGGTcccagacaaaaacaca containing:
- the zc3h11a gene encoding zinc finger CCCH domain-containing protein 11A isoform X1, with product MTNHGDDCYFFYYSTCSKGDSCPFRHCEAAMGSEIVCNLWQEGRCFRTVCKFRHMEITKNRKEIACYWESQPAGCQKPHCAFLHDRPRYIDGIFVPPDKSLSRNEEQPHEEPAPPPAATLPTAANPQLRGVIKTETQEPVPSPTHPPVVINPADDDEDEDDQFSEEGEDGKVGPSPRKLLKSDDSLNFGVSTLEEIRLRKALKASMKRTGYPIQSADTSANGEKENHQSFFRPSLYDTRDGPLGFEETVRPRVSVADRLGRRMPNTDARSGDGVPLKRSLAGRLGRVVDEEEPSMPPHKALKPLRDRLGLPVCVSPTEPDETDMESEKAPEQIRIKTLEEIRQEKAAKSQSQQDDPSVASPESNRTKNTKGAKRAITVKDDPISRVKTFSEILRAKKRRQEEQEQNTTEPSPVKAKRSVEKAPGKSRGESDTTGSGPEDTNVGKVKVKTLEEIRREKAAKSQARQVPEAENEKSSNTEQNDAKKPRLLHVKKPASQTGNVTTEKSAEVTEKPQKSPAAAPEIVAASVKVKTFEEIMREKRLRKQEIEEQAKSSAEAEPAQKQADEGTPKRKVPAKVRVTSPSSATLAPDSTPTTQKLPVVKPIPLKSNAASRLNSTTPGTRGGAVKAAASVPVKQSSSETESDSPSPSRSREVPDKNTRSSTALPTTKQARAAPRGPAAGARTADKTLNINPKKSPEHTADTKVRPKLNVKPSVMKPAVQVKPGQKRRGAERSAVAAVKPLNSTAAVQEEPQQETTCRDIQEIPSSKAEAQLSAAVPRSPSTLLDSGSGSGSSPLRDDLQTVPVFKQSLSQDTKQTVSVAAAREACPVPQSPVLKSPTQARPRRLSVTATRSASTSSIAASSSAVDDFEELINEFTDDHLEGDVDPGIGEDDLLQELSEMIDS
- the zc3h11a gene encoding zinc finger CCCH domain-containing protein 11A isoform X2, which codes for MTNHGDDCYFFYYSTCSKGDSCPFRHCEAAMGSEIVCNLWQEGRCFRTVCKFRHMEITKNRKEIACYWESQPAGCQKPHCAFLHDRPRYIDGIFVPPDKSLSRNEEQPHEEPAPPPAATLPTAANPQLRGVIKTETQEPVPSPTHPPVVINPADDDEDEDDQFSEEGEDGKVGPSPRKLLKSDDSLNFGVSTLEEIRLRKALKASMKRTGYPIQSADTSANGEKENHQSFFRPSLYDTRDGPLGFEETVRPRVSVADRLGRRMPNTDARSGDGVPLKRSLAGRLGRVVDEEEPSMPPHKALKPLRDRLGLPVCVSPTEPDETDMESEKAPEQIRIKTLEEIRQEKAAKSQSQQDDPSVASPESNRTKNTKGAKRAITVKDDPISRVKTFSEILRAKKRRQEEQEQNTTEPSPVKAKRSVEKAPGKSRGESDTTGSGPEDTNVGKVKVKTLEEIRREKAAKSQARQVPEAENEKSSNTEQNDAKKPRLLHVKKPASQSNVTTEKSAEVTEKPQKSPAAAPEIVAASVKVKTFEEIMREKRLRKQEIEEQAKSSAEAEPAQKQADEGTPKRKVPAKVRVTSPSSATLAPDSTPTTQKLPVVKPIPLKSNAASRLNSTTPGTRGGAVKAAASVPVKQSSSETESDSPSPSRSREVPDKNTRSSTALPTTKQARAAPRGPAAGARTADKTLNINPKKSPEHTADTKVRPKLNVKPSVMKPAVQVKPGQKRRGAERSAVAAVKPLNSTAAVQEEPQQETTCRDIQEIPSSKAEAQLSAAVPRSPSTLLDSGSGSGSSPLRDDLQTVPVFKQSLSQDTKQTVSVAAAREACPVPQSPVLKSPTQARPRRLSVTATRSASTSSIAASSSAVDDFEELINEFTDDHLEGDVDPGIGEDDLLQELSEMIDS